The sequence actctttttttttagtgagtgACTGAACTTAGCAAAAGATACtaagttgcctacgtacccataagagggatcaagtcatagttcaatatatatatatttttgttaattaatttttttttatgattttttttgttgttgtttctttttacaaaaaaagggagggctcacaTGCATAATCCTCGCCCaacaccccacggcatttcatgggtaccaattgcgcaatagtgggtatcatcTCTAATtgaacccgagaccttggcctcaagggcgACATGGGCATCCAGCCACTACGCCATTACGCCACACTcgcaaatggtgacatagagtgggattaatttctccttatttgtacactttcaaaggtaatgggaagACATCATGTACCCATGTAGTGCTGTAGTAGGCAGTTTAAACTCTTACTGAGGAGCAATTCtcgattttcaagcatagaagcatttgaggaacttcccattgatggggccgatccttacaccctcctgatcaatcaacttgtaagctccattaGTGTAGACTTCTTGCACAACATAAGGTCCATCCCATTCTGAGGTGAACTTACTGCCTGTACGATGAGTCGTGATGATAGGTCTTCGAACGGCGAGGACTAAGTCACCAACTTGGAATGATCATGGTTTAACTCTTTTATTGAATGTGCTTGACAAAcgagcttgatagcactcaaggcgttgttgggcctcgagccttttctcatccagtGCCTCTAGCTCTTGTGACCTAAGCTTGGCATTTTCCTCTTTAGTTAACCCTTCTTGAATGGCAATCCGTAGTGATGGGATCTGGCATTCTAGGGGAAGGATAGCTTCTACTCCATAAACGAGAGAATATGGGGTCGCTTGAGTAGGCGTTTGAAATGTTGTTCGATAtgcccataatgcttctccaatttTTTCATACCAGTCTCGCTTAGTGTTGGATACCACTTTGTTTAACAaactgccaagagttttgttaaaggcttcGGCTAATCCATTCGCAAGGGCATTGTACATAGAAGAATTGTACTGTTTAAATGCAAATTTCTCGCACAGCTCCGTCATCAGCCTATTCTGAAACGGTTTGCCATTATCGGTTATGATATACCAAGGGACACCATACCGATAGATCAAGTGAGTTCGTATAAAATTGACCACCGTTTCTTTCTTCACTTCCTTAAGAGGCACAACTTCTGCCCATTTTGAGAAGTAATCAGTTGTAGCCAAGATGTACAAATGGCCACCGgatgattttggtaatggtcctattgcgtcaagcccccatgcatcaaaaggccaagaagctacAGTTGGGTGTAGAGGTTCTGGTGGCTGATGGATGAAATTTGCATGATTTTGACAAGCTTCGCACTTCTTAGCGTACTCCATGGAATCTTGCACcatcgtaggccaatagtaacccattTGCTTGATCCTGTAGTGTAACTTAGGACCTGATTGGTGTGCACCACATATTCCAGAATGAGCCTCCtctaaggcttgtttagccttttcctctcctaagcaacggagaaacaaaccatcaaatgaacggcggaagagagtttctttatagtaaatgaATCGAGCAGCCCTTCGCCGAACTTCGGTCTTGTGGCGTACATCATCCGGGAGTCTTCCATGTTGAAGGTACTCAATGATCGTTTGTCGCCAATCTTCCTTTTCGACAAGGCATACAGAAATGACGTTGgcttgctcttcttcttcttcttcttcaaccacgTAAGGCACCACCCACCTTTGGGAAATAGCAACTTTGGCTGTCTCTTCTTGGGATAATGCTAAGGCGGTAGCCAAATTAGCTATAGCTAAAGCATCAGCTTGTCTATTCTCCTTCCTTGGTATTCGGCTATTTGGCTACATTGTTAAAGCAAAGTTCACTTAATGAGAACGAGTATAGAAGTATTTGTCGttgtggagaaacaaacactacacCTGCCCCTGCCTCTACTACTTCTTGACGTGCAGCCCCATCGTaaaacatcatccatggtggcattacttcaatgtaaaacacGTCTTCGTCCGAGAAATCATTAGAGAACTCCCAATCAGATTGAACTGGGTGATCAGCTGAGAAATCTACCAATACTTGTCCTTTGATAGCTTTTTGCGGAACATATGCAAGGTCGTATTGTTGCAGCAAGATTGCCCATCGAGCTATGCAACCTGAAACCACTGGCCTGGCGAGGACATATAATCGGGTTTGCCTTTGCTATCAAACAGACCGTATGTGCTTGCATATAGTGCTCCAGTTTGTCTATGGCAAAGAAAAGAGCGAGGCACATCTTTTCaataggagaataatttaattcagctcCATTGAGAGTTCGACTTAGATAATAAAGGGCTCTTTCTTTCcccctctttattttcttgtgccatAAGAGCACCTAGAGACCTTTCTTGTGTCGCGATGTACAGCACCAAAGGCTTTCCAGGGATAGGAGCACCTAAAACTGGAGGATTAagcaagtatcttttgatgCGCGCAAAAGCATTGCTACAAGCCTCATCCCATTCAAAGTGTGCATCCTTCTTCATCAATCTATTGAAAGGTTGACATTGACCTCtcaagtttgaaataaatcgTCGTATGTAAGCTAGTTTTCCTTGCAAGCCTCTAAGTTCTCGTAGGTTCTTAGGCTCTGGCATTTTCTGGATAGCTTCAATTTTGGACTGGTCAATTTCAATACCGCAGTGCCTCAcaatgaaaccaaaaaatttcCCAGATGTTCCGCCGAAAGCGCATTTGCGAGGGTTCATTTTCAGCTGATACTTTCTTAAGCAATTGAATATGGATCGCAAATCTACTAAATGgtcttccctcctttttttttttaacgaccagatcatcgacataacactccacatacttaggaagtacattatcaaagatcttttgcatAGCTCGTTGATAAGTAGCATCAGTGTTCTTTAATCCAAAATGCATTACTTTGTAACAATAAATGCCTTTAGGGGTACGAAAAGCTGTGAACTCTTCATTCTTAGGATTCATTCGAATTTGGTTATAACCAGAAGagccatccatgaaagataagGCTTCATGACCAGTAGTTGCGTCAACCATGATCTCAGTGATAAGCAACGAAAAATCATCCTTGGGACATACATTGTTTAGATCACGAAAGTCAACGCACACCCGaatttttccattcttctttttgacagggATGATGTTAGCGATCCATTCCGGATACTGTACTTCACGAATGAAGCCTGCCTTAATTAGCTTATTGACCTCAGTTTCTATTTGAGGGATAAGCTCTGGCCGAAAGCGTCTTTGGGCTTGTTTTACTGGGCTCACGCCCTTCTTTACTGCCAAATGGTGTAAAGCAATACTTGGATTGAGCCCAGGCATTTCTTTGtaagtccaagcaaacacatctttatattctaccagGAGCTGGAGGTATCCTTCTTCTTCAAGAGTGAGAAGGGCACTGATGAAAGTTGGTTGGGGTTCTTCAGTAGGTcctaaattgatctctttaagttcatcaacTGTAACCTATACTCCATCTTCCAAGGCTAGGGGAGCTTCATCGACCTCATCCTTGGTGGCTTCAACATCTGACAGTGTATCGTCTTCTACTGTAATATGAAACGAGGATGATACCTCTTCAATTTGCTTATTGTGGACGAGTGACTGACTTATGTGTACAATCGTTCGCCTTTTGACTTTGAGAGCTCCTTCAGTGCtgatatctaagataaagttacGTTTCATGTGTGAAGGAATACTACTGCGGATCTCATCATTAGCCTTCTCCTCCTTTTGAACCTCAAAatttattgagttttgagagCAACTATCAATGGGCCTTTTCGTTGCCCCCAATCGATTAAAGACTGATCCACACGCAAACGTGTCTCGACTTTACGTTAAACAAACCATATTTAACCTGTCGAACACTATAATTTGTGACGATGAAGCCTTAATGCGATTGAATACTGAGATATGTGATGAAGAgtgatcttttctttgattcgaACTTTCGTCAACCTCTACTGTTATATATTGGGAACTTGAAgcattgcttcttttattgatccatatttgagccggtggttctggagtataacctattccgatctttgggataggaatttcatgccCTTCAAGCCGCATTTTCCCTTGTGTTTTACTAAGGCCGTGCATCTTTTCTTCGATGGCTTCTGGAATTAGTTTCCCTAGGCCGCCTTGTTTTGAGAAATCGTAGCCTGCTTTGGCTAGTAGCCTATATGCCTTTGGGTTAAATCATTCTTTCATCCGCTTACGTGGTAGAATACCATGCTCTGTCAGACTTTGTGAAGACCTCACGAATCCATTTAGTGGCTTTGAGggcaaaggatttgtggatgaagttaaaggcataacatgattttctttcaatatgGCTACATCCTTCATCGTGAGCTTTGTAGGAGGTCTTCGCATGTCCGttgtagattgaaggcattCCACGAATGGTGATTGTCCGTTCTTACGGTGTGATAATGGTACATAACGGAGGAACGGAGGGTTATTGGAAGGCGTTGAACTTTCCGCTCTCTTTAAATTACTAGTAGATTCACTAGACTGGTTATTCCCATATCCTGGATCTTCCTTTGGGGAAGGAATATCCTTTCTAGTGATgaatttaacatgcttcttttcaccCTGCTTGCTTTTAATGGACGGGATTTCAACCGGGAGAACTTCATTAGGGATATcatcttctacataaaacttCGCGTTAGCAAAGTGAGCGTTAGTCTTagaaaaaggcttcaagtcGGCGTCGACTTTCTTTATTCCACTTTGAAGATACTTGAAACATTGGTGCAAAGTTGACGGCGCTATTCCGTTCCCATGGATCCATGGACGTCCTAACAACATGTTATAGGTTgtcttggcatcaatgacatgAAACAAAACATTGCTTGTTAATTCTCCAATGATTAACTCCAAGTGTATCATGCTGATGGCACGTTGTCCTCCTtggttaaaaccttgtatgaccaagcgactgtgcgataattcctccatagcaagaccaagtcgtctcattgtcatttttGGTAGTATATTAATAGCTGAGCCTCCATCAATGAGAATGCGATCAATCTTTTTTTCACGAGCATAACCAGAGACATAAAGTGGACGATTGTGAGGCTTTGAGCCTAACAATTGATCCTCGTCAGTGAAAGTTAACTCTGGAGAGCACGTGCAACATTcctgtgtttgttgaagtgtattGGTACAAGGAGTGTTGTTATCTTTGTCTTAATAAAGGTTACcctcttcttataaaaaaaaaattatataaataggAATGCAATTTAAGTTTGGTATCTCAGCTAATTTTTAGTCAAAGAGATTAGTACACAAAATTTGCACCGAAAACTATTCTCCAAAGAAGCAGCTAGAAgtttcatcttcatcatcaaagaaaaatgatgaagaaaagtGAAATTGGGTTGGGAGGGAGAGAGGGAGCAATGATAGGAActtattgatgatgcaaagaagatcagtaggctggatgcttcggacttgaaaggaccactcgctCTCTTAATGgcctgaagaaagaaagaaaagcgaatcaaaggcgaccggggctgccggccaaaaaccctccgatggcaaagttagtttttctctctatattactggagttccaactttttgggagtaaaaaatgaacataccttggccttgtctgaaacagcctttatatagtgttcttataggtggttatcaaaattggaacCTCTCTTGGATTCGAGGAGAGGTAGGAATTAAATGTAACTTgtataaccgtttaggagttatgcttctgttccacaacggatacctggcggttatgcgtgggataagggattatcacgtcatactcggagattttcctaagtatgataccctcgtcctggagttCCTTAGTTGAGTGTGCTTTGGTACACGCGCAGGGGCTGTCTCGTCTAACAGACAAATTCCTTCAAGAAGAGGTTGTcagcactctggacgagtgcatcattctggtggtgcttacctcgtccagagctcaatttccttggacgaggtaattgtaggtaagtttctgagggtgtttacaATAGTAGCCGGGTtatggacgacctgtatggacgactcGGAGATAGGCTAAATCAGTACCCTATcacttataaaattttttttatagatttttatgtgagaatattttttcaaaaaatcaattttcatttgTAAATTACACActtaatagaaaatttttaaccAAATTGGACAAAAGACCTTGAAAAATAATATGTCCGccacattttcacaatatttttacaacaaatcctaagtggaaggttgttactggttgttattgttggggcaaaaaagtaatcttagtgtttggttcaaatttaaaccaataacaactaatcacctgtgatttgttgtaaaaatgtggTGGACGTAGCATTTCTCaaaaaccttaattgaataaatttgaaactcaaaaaactcaattgaacaaaagtaaataaattacaGCGTAGAAAtaaatttcagtcaaatttAGAATGTAGCAGTCCATTTGCATTTTTGCAGCCTCTAAATACACTTGGGTTTGAGTCTTGCCAATTAATGAGATGGGCCTGGGCTTAAAAATACCCTTGTGTGCGCATACGGGGCTATTAGAGATGACACTCTCTCCTTCAACttgtttttatcataaaaaaatttcgaGCAAGGGAACGGAAATATTGAGTGATAGGAAGGAAAGGAGCGAGGGAAGAGAAATTTGAAGAACTAgtgtttgtgttgtgttgtttgTTTCTGAGAAGAATGGAAGTGAAAAGCAGGAAACCCTTCTTCTTCAATAAGGCTTTACTTGAACATAGAGAGCAAGTTTTACAACGTCAACGTCCCGCTCCACCCTGCGTTTTGCCTGTCGAAAAATCTCTTCCTTCCATTGGTATctacattctctctctctctctctctctctctctgtgtttttaTTCATTGCACAAATGTTGTCATGCTAATTGAAGGAACTCTATTTGTGGTGGGTAGGATCTCGCAAGCCGTTCTTATATTCAATGGAAGAATTGGCAGATATGACTGACaattttagtgaaaaaaatttgattggAGAAACCTTATTTACCAAACTGTACCGTGGGACAATCCGACAAGACTGGCTTCCTTTTGAAGATTGGGTTGTCACTGTGAAGATTTGGGATTATACCCTACAATCCGACATGGCTGGCTTCCGTTCATCGTGTTATCTCAACACAAATGAAAGTCTTAaagtatatatgttttttacttaattaagttcttgcaattatttttttgtggatCCTGTTTTCGCATTTGAAAGTGATCATTTTTTACATGATTTGTGACAGGAAGAAGTAATGTCTTTAACACAACCAAGTGCAAAACAACATCCAAATGTGGTAAATTTGTTAGGCTATTGTGATAGACGCTACCTTGAAGCTGTTGTTTATGACCTCAATCCTTTGGATACTGTTCATAACTTGGCTACCACAGGTATTACTATTGTTGTTCTATTTTTTTGCTATAAGATTGGCTCCATCTAAATGTCTCATTTGTACCCAATCCATTGTTATAGGAGAAGTTCCATTTCAATCAAAATCCATTGgtataaaaactaaatataatttaGGTGGTGTGCTAGACTGTTACCAtatctcaaattttgaaataatagaagacGACTCccaaattattgaaaatagCATATCCTAAAATTgtcaatgagctctagctcaatttCCACCTCCTCCCTTTACAACTACTATGTGGAGGGTGAAGTTGTGGGTTCATGACCCATTGGGTGTGTGAGTAGCTTaccgattaaaaaaaattggcatttGATATGTACTACAAATCcactctaattttatattttaacttctCTCCATGTTCCCGCTTTACTTTAAAATCTATTAATTGTCATATTTTTCAAGCTTGAATGTGGATTTATATTATGGATGAAGCATCTTGGAAAACATGGGATGGTCCAACTGGTggtgtaagattttttttttggggggtgggggttcgttttttcaataaaaaaccTATTCTTATTTTGAGTTCACAGGTGATTCAGTTGTAATATGGAAAATACATTGGACTTTTGTTGGAACATAGTGAATTGGTTGTCATTTATCTAGATATGATAAAATTTGGTAGTGAAGCTATAATTATGAATCATTTCTTTTGTAGATAAATTGTTATTACTGTGCCATTAAATTCCTTATGTTTGTGTTTAGGTAGTCTTACTTGGCTTCAAAGGATTAAAGTGGCTCTTGGATTTGCTCGTGCACTTGAATTTCTTCATGATCCAAAAAAGCCTTATTTAGTGCGCAACATCAACGCAGCTCATATAATTCTTGATCAAGTTCAGTAATTGACTCTTGATAGCTATCAGTAAATCCATCTTTTTCCCTctttctactcttttttttttgtttttttttttgcaatatccTTGACTTTTTAATGTGATGTTTAGGATTGCAACCCAAAGATATTTGACTTTTCAACCATGAGTGGAGGTATTCTTGGTAAGCTGACTCACCTCAAAGGGAAATTGTTGACTGTTGGCTATGATGATCCAGAATCCTTTCCCTTAGGTATTGAGGCTTGAAGTTACTTATATGTTTTCAATTCAATGCATGCTTTTAGATTTGTTCATCTAGTATTAGtattctattttctttcttttcttctctcttaatTTTCATGCCATAGAAGTTGGACAACTTAATTATGGACTAGGCTGTACACAATGTAAAGCATTCATCATGTTTTGACGAGCTATAACAGCATTATGATAAGAGCCTCTAACGGTTTACACTAATGGATTTACCtagaaaaattgtgttttttgagTATTTCTTACTCactacaaattcattattttgcTTGTCAGGTGGACCAGAGGAAGGTGGATTTGAGGTAACCTACCACGATGTCTTCTCTTATGGCGTTGTTCTCCTGGGGCTAATAACAAAAAGAATTGTGGACAAGGAAAATATTCTGAAGACTAATTTGGTTTACCGTTGGGCCTGGAGGCAGTATAGGCCTAATTGTTATCTTGTGCATGAAAGCCTTGTTGAAGACCCTGGCTTTTATGCTTCTGATGGAATAATGATAACTGAGCTTGCCATGCGCTGCATTCAAAGGGAACTTGATAAGCGTCCTACCATGAAGGATGTTGTCAAGCATCTGGAGGGGTTACAAGCTGTTCAACTTTATGGCAATGTAGTTGGAATGTGAAATGTGGGGGAGATCGACTTGCTTGTAAGTTGAGGCTAGGCTTTGGGTTAAAGTAGAGTATATGTCCTCTACCAAGGTAAGTTTACTTGTCCAGTAATCAAAGTGTGAATTTGGGATCTTACTACGCTTTAACGAATATAAACTGGGCTGAGATTATTTAAACACCATGAAAGGAGAATGTTTCTTTTGAAAGCTGAATTTTGAAGGAttcccttctttctttgtttgatttcgTTACATTTTTCTTGGTTTGTTTGTTCTGTATCAAGCACAATTACGAAGTTGATTCCTGGATATGTAAAGGTTCTAGTTCTAGTCTAGCGCCAAGTCTGCAAATGTGATGAATGTTACATGGGAAGCATTGGTCAAGAAAAAGTTATCACATTTTTGTTCTCATGAGCTTAGTGTTGGGGTGCATTTGAATGGATTTGGGTTCAACACTTCAGACAACAAATAGAAGCGTGAAAAAATTCTCCAAAGAAGCAGCCAGAAgtttcatcttcatcatcaaagAAAACTGATGAAGAAAAGTGAAACTGGGTTGAGAGTGAGGGAGCAATGCATTTTAATTAACTTATGAATTTAAGCTAGATTTCTGTAGTCTAGTCTAGTCTAGCGGGTTAATGTGAGAAGAGTTTCCTAGCTAGCTTGTTatctttttgtaatctaaatAGAGCTTGAAGTTGAAGCTTTGAtgttttgaaagaaagaaaaatgatgaagtTTAGATCTCCCAAACGGTGTGTCGTTTTGCTAATTGAAACAACAGCCCAAAGCCAAAACATCATCGTTTCTTTCATTACAAGACTTATAAACAAGTAATGCACGTGACATGAAAATGACTCTCAACATGCTACCGTTTCATTTAATAGTAGATGACAATGGGTTCCAgtcctaaattttttaaaaatctggGTTTTGGTCCGGGACCCAACCAAACCGAACAATAGGtgcatataatttaaaaaaaaaaaaaccgtaatAAATCCTTAAAACTCTGgaatataaaatatgtaaaactTATATTACCTACTGAAGAGAACTCAATAAACTGTTTGGAGAAGTGTTTGTATAGTTTTACAATGCTAAAATA comes from Castanea sativa cultivar Marrone di Chiusa Pesio chromosome 3, ASM4071231v1 and encodes:
- the LOC142627544 gene encoding putative serine/threonine-protein kinase PBL12; the encoded protein is MEVKSRKPFFFNKALLEHREQVLQRQRPAPPCVLPVEKSLPSIGSRKPFLYSMEELADMTDNFSEKNLIGETLFTKLYRGTIRQDWLPFEDWVVTVKIWDYTLQSDMAGFRSSCYLNTNESLKEEVMSLTQPSAKQHPNVVNLLGYCDRRYLEAVVYDLNPLDTVHNLATTGSLTWLQRIKVALGFARALEFLHDPKKPYLVRNINAAHIILDQDCNPKIFDFSTMSGGILGKLTHLKGKLLTVGYDDPESFPLGGPEEGGFEVTYHDVFSYGVVLLGLITKRIVDKENILKTNLVYRWAWRQYRPNCYLVHESLVEDPGFYASDGIMITELAMRCIQRELDKRPTMKDVVKHLEGLQAVQLYGNVVGM